From the genome of Vicia villosa cultivar HV-30 ecotype Madison, WI linkage group LG2, Vvil1.0, whole genome shotgun sequence, one region includes:
- the LOC131646335 gene encoding peamaclein-like produces the protein MAKLAYAFLLMVVTAFVIQDVHAGGEGSLHPNECAGACNVRCSATSNKERCLEYCSATSNKERCLEYCNICCAKCLCVPSGTFGHKEECPCYNNLKNDKGGPKCP, from the exons ATGGCTAAATTAGCTTATGCATTTCTTCTAATGGTTGTCACAGCTTTTGTGATCCAAGATGTTCAT GCTGGTGGAGAAGGATCTCTTCATCCTAATG AGTGTGCGGGAGCATGTAATGTGCGATGTTCAGCAACTTCAAATAAGGAGAGATGTTTAGAGTATTGTTCAGCAACTTCAAATAAGGAGAGATGTTTAGAGTATTGTAACATTTGTTGTGCAAAATGTTTATGTGTTCCATCTGGAACATTTGGTCACAAGGAAGAATGTCCATGTTATAATAACTTGAAAAATGATAAAGGAGGACCCAAGTGTCCCtag